In Rhizobium sp. ZPR4, a genomic segment contains:
- a CDS encoding low specificity L-threonine aldolase produces MFFASDNWAGAHSKVAERLLAESSGFASAYGTSELDQRVEAKFADIFEREVAVFFVATGTAANSLSLASVQKPGGISFCHTEAHVAEDECGAPDFFSGARLATVDGALGKIDPKALATKIARFPQDAVHHGRAAAVTITQATEIGTVYSLDEIDAIASITKANDLPLHMDGARFANALVALGASPAEMTWKRGVDILSFGGTKNGCWCAEAIVFFDPEKAKEMHFIRKRAAQLFSKSRFIAAQFDGYFQDGLWLDLARHSNSMAGRLRAGLEKTRGARLAWPTVSNEIFAIIPKSSAKTAEDKGAKFYEWPIPESQPDLVGNDEALIRLVTSFATTEADVANFLACLA; encoded by the coding sequence ATGTTCTTTGCTTCCGATAACTGGGCCGGCGCCCATTCCAAAGTCGCCGAACGTCTGCTCGCTGAGTCCAGTGGCTTTGCCTCCGCTTACGGCACAAGCGAGCTCGACCAGCGTGTCGAAGCCAAGTTCGCTGACATTTTCGAGCGCGAGGTCGCCGTCTTCTTCGTTGCAACGGGTACGGCCGCCAATTCGCTGTCGCTTGCCAGCGTCCAGAAGCCTGGTGGCATCAGCTTCTGCCATACCGAGGCGCATGTCGCCGAAGACGAGTGCGGTGCGCCCGATTTCTTCAGCGGCGCGCGTCTTGCGACCGTCGACGGTGCTCTCGGCAAGATCGATCCCAAGGCGCTCGCCACCAAGATCGCCCGCTTCCCGCAGGATGCCGTGCATCATGGCCGCGCTGCCGCGGTGACGATCACGCAGGCAACGGAAATCGGCACGGTCTATTCGCTGGATGAGATCGACGCCATCGCCTCTATCACCAAGGCGAACGATCTGCCGCTGCATATGGATGGCGCGCGTTTCGCCAACGCGCTGGTCGCACTTGGCGCAAGCCCGGCCGAGATGACGTGGAAGCGCGGCGTCGACATCCTCTCTTTCGGCGGCACGAAGAACGGCTGCTGGTGCGCCGAGGCGATCGTCTTCTTCGATCCGGAGAAGGCCAAGGAGATGCACTTCATCCGCAAGCGCGCCGCCCAGCTTTTCTCCAAATCGCGCTTCATCGCCGCCCAGTTCGACGGCTATTTCCAGGACGGCCTCTGGCTCGACCTTGCCCGCCATTCCAACAGCATGGCCGGTCGGCTGCGCGCCGGCCTTGAAAAGACCCGCGGCGCTCGTCTCGCCTGGCCGACGGTTTCGAACGAGATCTTCGCGATCATACCAAAGTCCTCCGCCAAGACAGCGGAGGACAAGGGCGCGAAGTTCTACGAATGGCCGATCCCGGAATCGCAGCCGGATCTCGTCGGCAACGATGAGGCGCTGATCCGCCTTGTCACCAGCTTCGCCACGACCGAGGCCGATGTGGCAAATTTCCTCGCCTGCCTGGCTTAA
- a CDS encoding LysR family transcriptional regulator produces the protein MLDLTQLRSFVAVEQMGSFTLAAERLGLGQSTVSQHIQRLEAELGRKLLARDTHRVVLTGDGEALLGHARQMLSIEGEVRQLFAGNSLRGSLRLGVSEDFVTSQLPDVLEEFVRSHPSVDLELTVALSGVLYEMQDNGDLDLVLAKRRLGDVRGKLVYREPLVWLARDPERIRKLAGPLPLIAFPTPSVTRAVALEALRRQQMPWRIVCTCGSLSGLTAAARAGMGVLVQPKSTAPAGLMEIASGWLPILEDVEFVLVPRKGADQLLVKALSDDILAKVRGPRSS, from the coding sequence GTGCTGGATCTCACGCAGTTGCGCAGCTTCGTCGCCGTCGAGCAGATGGGTAGCTTCACGCTGGCGGCGGAGCGTCTCGGGCTTGGGCAATCGACCGTCAGCCAGCATATACAGCGGCTGGAAGCCGAACTCGGGCGCAAGCTTTTGGCGCGCGATACGCATCGCGTCGTCCTGACCGGCGACGGCGAGGCATTGCTCGGTCATGCGCGCCAGATGCTGTCGATCGAGGGGGAGGTGCGGCAGCTCTTTGCCGGCAATAGCCTGCGCGGCAGCCTTCGTCTCGGCGTTTCCGAGGATTTCGTCACCAGCCAGCTTCCGGACGTTCTTGAGGAATTCGTTCGCTCGCATCCGTCCGTCGATCTCGAGCTGACGGTCGCGCTCAGCGGCGTGCTTTATGAAATGCAGGACAATGGTGATCTGGATCTCGTGCTTGCCAAGCGCCGGCTCGGGGATGTCAGGGGCAAGCTCGTCTACCGCGAGCCGCTGGTCTGGCTGGCGCGCGATCCGGAGCGCATTCGCAAGCTGGCAGGGCCGCTGCCGCTGATCGCCTTTCCCACGCCGAGCGTTACCCGCGCGGTGGCGCTGGAGGCGCTCCGCCGGCAGCAGATGCCGTGGCGGATTGTCTGCACCTGCGGCAGCCTCAGCGGTTTGACGGCGGCGGCGCGTGCCGGCATGGGCGTCCTTGTGCAACCGAAGAGTACAGCGCCAGCCGGACTGATGGAGATCGCGTCGGGTTGGCTGCCTATCCTCGAAGATGTGGAATTCGTCCTTGTGCCGCGCAAAGGTGCGGACCAGCTTTTGGTCAAGGCGCTCTCGGACGATATACTCGCGAAGGTCAGGGGGCCGCGATCAAGTTAA
- a CDS encoding bile acid:sodium symporter family protein, giving the protein MRRFLPDTFTMLLVLTVLTASFFPVQGASAHYFGIATNFAIGLLFFLHGARLSRDVVIAGMLHWRLHLVILLTTFGIFPLLVLAMGHIVPNSILPVSLYTGMLFLSVLPSTVQSSIAFTSIAGGNVPAAICSASASNIFGMFLTPLLVGILFSVGGQGGGFSWDVLWQIMLQLLAPFIAGQLLQPWIGDWIRSKKKILMPVDRGSILMVVYSAFSEAVVEGLWHTFSVLDIATVIVANMVLLAMVICITMFGSRALGFEKADEITITFCGSKKSLASGVPMANVIFAGQGIGAIVLPLMLFHQIQLMTCAVLAQKYADAAKRREAAKAQAGTKTGEATNAA; this is encoded by the coding sequence ATGCGCCGCTTTCTTCCAGACACCTTCACCATGCTGCTGGTGCTCACCGTTCTGACGGCATCCTTCTTTCCGGTGCAGGGGGCAAGCGCTCACTATTTCGGCATTGCCACCAACTTCGCCATTGGCCTTTTGTTCTTCCTGCATGGCGCGCGCCTCTCGCGCGATGTCGTCATCGCCGGCATGCTGCACTGGCGGCTGCATCTCGTCATCCTGTTGACGACCTTCGGCATCTTTCCCCTCCTGGTGCTGGCCATGGGCCATATCGTCCCGAACAGCATCCTGCCCGTATCGCTCTATACCGGCATGCTGTTTTTGAGCGTGCTGCCCTCGACCGTGCAGTCCTCGATCGCCTTCACCTCAATCGCCGGCGGCAATGTGCCGGCCGCGATCTGCTCCGCGTCGGCCTCTAATATCTTCGGCATGTTCCTGACGCCGCTGCTCGTCGGCATCCTTTTTTCGGTCGGCGGCCAGGGCGGTGGTTTTTCCTGGGATGTTCTGTGGCAGATCATGCTGCAGTTGCTCGCCCCCTTCATCGCCGGCCAGCTGCTGCAGCCGTGGATCGGCGACTGGATTCGCTCGAAGAAGAAGATCCTGATGCCGGTCGATCGCGGCTCGATCCTCATGGTCGTCTATTCCGCCTTCAGCGAAGCCGTGGTCGAAGGGCTGTGGCACACATTTTCGGTACTCGACATCGCCACCGTGATCGTCGCCAACATGGTGCTTCTGGCGATGGTAATCTGCATCACCATGTTCGGCAGCCGTGCTCTCGGTTTCGAAAAAGCCGATGAGATCACCATCACCTTCTGCGGCTCGAAGAAATCGCTGGCAAGCGGCGTGCCGATGGCCAATGTCATCTTCGCCGGCCAGGGTATCGGCGCCATCGTGCTGCCGCTCATGCTGTTCCATCAGATCCAGCTGATGACATGCGCCGTGCTTGCCCAGAAATATGCCGATGCCGCCAAGCGGCGCGAGGCTGCGAAGGCACAGGCGGGGACGAAAACGGGCGAAGCGACAAACGCAGCCTAA
- a CDS encoding Hsp20 family protein encodes MRHVDFSPLYRSTVGFDRLFTMLDSLGQPDQAQTYPPYNIERTGENTYRITMAVAGFDEKELSIEAHAHVLQVKGEKSEEPAETSEYLYRGIAKRAFERRFQLADHVEVQAASLKNGLLHIDLLRNIPEAMKPRRISIAAEPVETPKAIEAHIN; translated from the coding sequence ATGCGTCACGTAGACTTCTCTCCCCTTTATCGCTCCACCGTCGGTTTCGACCGCCTTTTCACCATGCTCGACAGCCTCGGCCAGCCGGATCAGGCGCAGACCTATCCGCCCTACAACATCGAGCGTACGGGTGAAAACACCTATCGCATCACCATGGCCGTTGCCGGTTTCGATGAAAAGGAACTGAGCATCGAGGCCCACGCCCATGTCCTTCAGGTCAAGGGCGAAAAGAGCGAAGAGCCGGCTGAGACCAGCGAATATCTCTATCGCGGTATCGCCAAGCGTGCTTTCGAGCGCCGTTTCCAGCTCGCCGATCATGTCGAGGTCCAGGCTGCATCGCTGAAGAATGGTTTGCTGCACATCGATCTGTTGCGCAACATTCCGGAAGCCATGAAGCCCCGTCGCATCTCCATTGCGGCCGAGCCCGTGGAAACCCCGAAGGCCATCGAGGCACATATAAACTAA
- a CDS encoding DUF2000 domain-containing protein translates to MLPDIRLAIVVNPALPLGLVANTAGAISIGLGAKFPALAARQLTDREGRAIDISSNMPVPVLQADGEIIRSLLLKALPQQDDRAIVPFPAFARSLHDYREYEATFPNRDLAGEAIDGLGLVGPSKWVKSLTGSLKLLR, encoded by the coding sequence ATGCTTCCCGATATCCGTCTTGCCATCGTCGTCAATCCGGCACTGCCGCTTGGACTGGTCGCCAACACCGCCGGCGCCATCTCAATCGGGCTGGGTGCGAAGTTTCCCGCGCTTGCGGCGCGGCAATTGACCGATAGGGAGGGGCGCGCCATCGACATCAGTTCGAACATGCCCGTTCCGGTGCTGCAGGCGGATGGCGAGATTATCAGATCTCTTCTGCTGAAGGCCTTGCCGCAGCAGGACGACCGCGCGATCGTTCCCTTTCCCGCTTTCGCTCGCTCGCTCCACGATTACAGGGAGTATGAGGCGACGTTTCCAAATCGTGATCTTGCCGGCGAAGCGATCGACGGTCTCGGGCTGGTGGGACCTTCGAAATGGGTGAAGTCGCTCACCGGTTCACTGAAGCTGTTGCGGTAG
- a CDS encoding Lrp/AsnC family transcriptional regulator, whose amino-acid sequence MPDTLEPIDLRILGALQKDGRLTNQALSSEVGLSTSPCWRRVRQLEETGVIQGYTAALDRRQIGLGVLAFIRVKIDSHSEAEAEEFSRDVLKLSEVVACYSIAGDADFLLQVVAADLDSYADFAMAVVRRLPRIKEMQTTFVLKEIKPFKGFPLEVGQR is encoded by the coding sequence ATGCCCGATACCCTCGAACCCATCGATTTGCGAATTCTTGGAGCACTCCAGAAGGACGGGCGCCTGACCAACCAGGCACTGTCGTCCGAAGTCGGGCTCTCGACCTCGCCATGCTGGCGGCGCGTGCGCCAGCTGGAAGAAACCGGCGTGATCCAGGGCTATACGGCGGCTCTCGACCGGCGTCAGATCGGCCTCGGCGTCCTTGCCTTCATCAGGGTCAAGATCGACAGCCACAGCGAGGCGGAGGCCGAGGAATTCTCGCGCGATGTGCTGAAGCTCAGCGAGGTCGTCGCCTGCTACAGCATCGCCGGCGACGCGGATTTCCTGCTGCAAGTCGTGGCCGCCGATCTCGACAGCTATGCCGATTTCGCCATGGCGGTGGTGCGTCGCCTGCCGCGCATCAAGGAGATGCAGACGACATTCGTGCTCAAGGAGATCAAGCCTTTCAAGGGCTTTCCGCTTGAGGTCGGCCAGCGATAA
- a CDS encoding cyclic nucleotide-gated ion channel: MSVLPFSKILTSLNAVLAAVGLLTVAALTTPDITGQTRLALQIVLICVWAAYVFQLIETLVMQRAKDVRGTGVEIAVDVLAVLIPLLAFLFIRGRDQSLYCAIWLLKPLRGSTFFRLLGRVLTKEARNLIGVTSIFGIVLFVAALAAYIIERDVQPDKFGSIPLAMWWAVTTLSTTGYGDEIPQSFAGRILAGLVMMSGIGIFALWAGILATGFYEEVRRQDFVRNWQLVAAVPLFQKLGSAALIEIVRALRPRVVPAGGIICRKGEAGDQMYFIVEGRVSVATPNPVELGSGSFFGEMALITGEPRSATVSAATEVSLLSLYSSDFQMLSSSSPEIADIIRKTALERRGAAPKS; the protein is encoded by the coding sequence ATGTCAGTGCTTCCTTTCTCGAAGATTCTCACATCGCTGAACGCGGTGCTCGCTGCAGTCGGCCTGTTGACGGTGGCGGCGCTGACGACGCCTGACATCACCGGACAGACCAGGCTCGCCTTGCAGATCGTGCTCATCTGCGTATGGGCGGCCTATGTCTTCCAATTGATCGAGACGCTGGTCATGCAGCGGGCGAAAGATGTTCGCGGCACGGGAGTGGAAATCGCCGTCGACGTGCTTGCCGTTCTCATCCCTCTGCTGGCTTTCCTGTTCATCCGCGGACGCGACCAGAGCCTCTATTGCGCCATCTGGCTCTTGAAGCCGCTGCGCGGCTCCACATTCTTCCGGCTGCTGGGCCGGGTGCTGACGAAAGAGGCGCGCAACCTGATCGGCGTCACCTCGATCTTCGGCATCGTGTTGTTCGTGGCCGCTCTTGCGGCCTATATCATCGAACGCGACGTCCAGCCTGACAAGTTCGGCAGCATCCCGCTTGCGATGTGGTGGGCCGTGACGACGCTCTCGACCACAGGCTATGGCGACGAGATTCCGCAGAGCTTCGCCGGCCGCATCCTAGCCGGGTTGGTCATGATGAGCGGAATCGGCATCTTCGCGCTCTGGGCCGGCATTCTCGCGACCGGGTTCTACGAAGAAGTCCGTCGTCAGGACTTCGTGCGCAATTGGCAGCTGGTGGCCGCCGTGCCGCTGTTCCAGAAGCTCGGATCGGCCGCACTCATAGAGATCGTCAGGGCGCTGAGACCTCGCGTGGTGCCGGCCGGCGGCATCATCTGCCGCAAGGGCGAGGCCGGCGACCAGATGTACTTCATCGTCGAGGGCCGTGTCAGCGTCGCCACGCCGAATCCTGTTGAGCTCGGCTCCGGCAGCTTCTTCGGCGAGATGGCGCTGATCACCGGCGAGCCCCGCTCGGCAACTGTCAGCGCCGCAACGGAAGTCTCGCTGCTGTCCCTCTATTCGTCGGATTTCCAGATGCTGTCGAGCAGCAGCCCCGAGATCGCCGACATCATCCGCAAGACCGCGCTCGAACGGCGCGGTGCGGCACCGAAGAGCTGA
- a CDS encoding alpha/beta hydrolase: MDSILYSTADNPVPENRTEGFFESFDGRKLRYAVFRCEQPVATGTVVLLQGRNEFMEKYFETIRDLTAKGLWVATFDLRGQGGSERLLKDPLCGHIGRFSDYERDLTAFLDKIVLPDTRLPFFLLAHSTGGLIALSAAPRLATRIDRMVLSAPFIGLTGHGASPGLIRFISGMVNGIGLGRMQFSKKFKEKSFADNPLTTDEQRYRRNIGIGTTHPQLCLGPPTARWLSQALRAIERVNMPEHLFSIQIPTVLIAPTRDGVVPYADQERLSRYFRAAQLVPVHGAKHEILQERDIYRNQALAAIHAFIPGSDAKTNAYEIEAEA; encoded by the coding sequence ATGGATTCGATCCTCTATTCCACAGCAGATAATCCCGTGCCGGAAAACCGCACCGAGGGATTCTTCGAAAGTTTCGACGGCCGCAAGCTGCGCTATGCCGTCTTCCGTTGCGAGCAGCCGGTTGCGACGGGAACGGTGGTCCTGCTGCAGGGCCGCAACGAATTCATGGAAAAGTATTTCGAGACGATTCGCGATCTGACGGCTAAGGGCCTCTGGGTTGCGACCTTCGACCTGCGCGGCCAGGGTGGATCGGAGCGGCTGCTGAAGGATCCCTTGTGCGGACATATCGGCCGCTTTTCCGACTATGAACGGGATCTGACTGCTTTCCTCGACAAGATCGTCCTGCCGGATACCCGCCTGCCCTTCTTTCTCCTCGCCCATTCGACGGGCGGGCTGATTGCCCTGTCCGCCGCCCCGAGGCTTGCGACCCGTATCGACCGCATGGTGCTGTCGGCACCCTTCATCGGCCTCACCGGTCACGGCGCCTCCCCCGGCCTGATCCGCTTTATCTCTGGGATGGTCAACGGCATCGGTCTCGGCCGCATGCAGTTTAGCAAGAAGTTCAAAGAGAAATCCTTCGCCGACAATCCGTTGACAACGGACGAGCAGCGCTACCGGCGCAACATCGGCATCGGCACCACCCATCCGCAGCTTTGTCTGGGACCGCCGACGGCGCGCTGGCTATCGCAGGCCTTACGGGCGATCGAGCGGGTGAACATGCCGGAGCATCTGTTTTCGATTCAGATCCCGACAGTGCTGATCGCCCCGACCCGCGACGGCGTGGTGCCCTACGCCGATCAGGAGCGACTGTCGCGCTATTTCCGCGCTGCCCAGCTGGTCCCGGTTCACGGCGCCAAGCATGAAATCCTGCAGGAGCGGGATATCTACCGCAACCAGGCTCTCGCCGCGATCCACGCCTTTATCCCAGGCAGCGACGCCAAGACCAATGCCTACGAGATCGAAGCGGAGGCCTGA
- the hisN gene encoding histidinol-phosphatase: MLPDRSFFYRLAEAAKVETLPRFRAGIDVVNKEAKGFDPVTEGDRAAEEAIRALIEAEFPDHGILGEEHGNIGLDREHVWVIDPIDGTRAFISGVPVWGTLIGLQKNGRAVMGLIDQPFTGERYFADGNGATYSGPDGERRLKVRDCGSLSNAILFTTSPHLFLGEELAKYREIESQVRLFRYGCDCYAYALLAAGHIDLVIENSLKPYDVGGIIPVVEQAGGIMTTWDGGRPEMGGTIIAAGSRAVYEQALAILSR, encoded by the coding sequence ATGCTTCCCGATCGCTCGTTCTTCTATCGTCTGGCCGAAGCGGCCAAGGTCGAAACCCTGCCGCGCTTTCGTGCCGGCATCGATGTGGTCAACAAGGAAGCCAAGGGCTTCGATCCGGTGACGGAAGGCGACCGCGCTGCCGAAGAGGCGATTCGTGCGCTGATCGAGGCCGAATTTCCCGATCATGGTATTCTCGGCGAAGAGCATGGCAATATCGGGCTCGATCGAGAGCATGTCTGGGTAATCGACCCGATCGACGGTACGCGCGCCTTCATCTCGGGCGTCCCCGTCTGGGGAACGCTGATCGGCCTGCAGAAGAACGGCCGCGCCGTCATGGGCCTGATCGACCAGCCCTTCACCGGCGAGCGCTATTTTGCCGACGGCAATGGCGCCACCTATTCCGGTCCCGACGGCGAAAGGCGGCTCAAGGTCCGCGATTGCGGCAGTCTCTCGAATGCCATCCTCTTCACCACTTCGCCGCATCTTTTCCTCGGCGAGGAGCTCGCCAAATATCGCGAGATCGAAAGCCAGGTCCGGCTCTTCCGCTATGGCTGCGATTGCTATGCCTATGCGCTGCTCGCCGCGGGGCATATCGATCTCGTCATCGAGAATTCGCTGAAGCCCTACGATGTCGGCGGCATCATTCCGGTGGTCGAGCAGGCCGGCGGCATCATGACCACCTGGGATGGCGGCCGGCCGGAAATGGGCGGTACGATCATCGCAGCCGGCAGCCGCGCGGTTTACGAGCAGGCCCTGGCGATACTGTCTCGCTAA
- a CDS encoding N-formylglutamate amidohydrolase, with translation MVKTLMSAEMRSFEIFEVLEPASQTIPFVYSSPHSGRIYPPDFVAQSRLQGIAIRRSEDHYVDELFSAASSLGAPLLFANFPRAYIDVNREPYELDPRMFDGALPSYANINSLRVAGGLGTIPRIVAENMEIYARRVPVEDALKRIDTIYKPYHATLRRLIARTHVKFGFGVLVDCHSMPGNIRIAGSNARPDFILGDRYGTSASAELSRAAMQILEELGFNAVRNKPYAGGFITEHYGRPSRGLHALQIEVNRSLYVDETTLEKRPDFDEVAAAITLFMKRMAEHVESYTGDPALAAE, from the coding sequence ATGGTAAAGACGTTGATGTCCGCGGAAATGCGCAGTTTCGAGATTTTCGAGGTATTGGAGCCCGCCTCCCAGACGATACCGTTTGTCTACAGTTCGCCTCATAGTGGTCGCATTTACCCCCCCGATTTCGTCGCCCAATCCCGCCTGCAGGGTATCGCTATCCGCCGCTCCGAGGATCATTATGTCGACGAGCTTTTTTCGGCGGCGAGTTCTCTCGGTGCGCCGCTGCTGTTTGCCAATTTTCCGCGCGCCTATATCGACGTGAATCGCGAACCCTACGAGCTCGATCCGCGCATGTTCGACGGTGCCTTGCCATCCTATGCGAATATCAATTCGCTGCGGGTCGCCGGTGGTCTCGGCACGATCCCGCGAATCGTCGCCGAGAATATGGAGATCTATGCACGCCGCGTCCCGGTCGAGGATGCGTTGAAGCGAATCGACACCATCTACAAGCCCTACCATGCCACGCTGCGCCGCCTGATCGCGCGGACCCATGTCAAATTCGGTTTCGGCGTGCTGGTCGATTGTCATTCGATGCCGGGCAATATCCGTATCGCCGGCAGCAATGCCCGCCCGGATTTCATCCTTGGGGATCGCTACGGCACCAGCGCCTCGGCCGAGCTGTCGCGCGCCGCCATGCAGATCCTCGAGGAACTCGGCTTCAACGCCGTGCGCAACAAGCCCTATGCGGGCGGTTTCATCACCGAACATTACGGCCGACCCTCCCGCGGGCTGCATGCCCTGCAGATCGAGGTCAACCGTTCGCTCTATGTCGACGAAACGACGCTGGAGAAGCGCCCGGATTTCGACGAGGTCGCCGCTGCCATCACGCTTTTCATGAAGCGCATGGCCGAGCATGTGGAATCCTATACGGGCGATCCCGCACTGGCAGCGGAGTAA
- the cpdR1 gene encoding response regulator CpdR1: MTQKILLAEDDNDMRRFLVKALEKAGYKVLSFDNGASAYDRLREEPFSLLLTDIVMPEMDGIELARRATELDPDLKVMFITGFAAVALNPDSKAPKDAKVLSKPFHLRELVDEVNKLLAA, from the coding sequence ATGACCCAGAAGATACTTCTTGCCGAAGACGACAACGACATGCGTCGCTTTCTCGTGAAGGCACTCGAAAAAGCCGGCTACAAGGTCTTGTCCTTTGACAATGGAGCCAGCGCCTACGACCGGCTGCGCGAAGAGCCGTTCTCGCTGCTTTTGACTGACATCGTCATGCCGGAGATGGACGGCATCGAGCTGGCGCGGCGCGCCACCGAACTCGATCCGGACCTGAAGGTGATGTTCATCACCGGTTTTGCCGCCGTCGCTTTGAACCCCGATTCGAAGGCTCCGAAGGATGCGAAGGTCCTTTCCAAGCCTTTTCACCTTCGCGAACTCGTCGACGAAGTCAACAAACTCCTTGCTGCGTAA
- a CDS encoding DUF475 domain-containing protein, producing the protein MSPPIASKSVLGYFGWAFAVTVGGLALGALLGWNTTGTFSGLATAFFICAVLAVLEISLSFDNAIVNANKLKEMTPVWQHRFLTWGIIIAVFGMRIVFPLAIVAIAAWINPWEALKLAATRPEQYAEIMRAAHLPIAAFGGTFLMMVGLTYFFNHEKDVHWISFIEKRMAHFATVKGVEIAFVLVMVLIFTSVLDGDDATTFLHASIYGLLTFLLVEVLAGFLDASQKTMSAAAKGGFGAFLYLEILDASFSFDGVIGAFALTQNLFIIAIGLGIGAMYVRSMTIMLVEKGTLAHYRYLEHGAFYAILILSIIMYVQTLTHIPEVITGLGGAALIGISLWSSIRYNRRNGPNHAPVHDERHDRAEA; encoded by the coding sequence ATGAGCCCGCCCATCGCTTCAAAATCCGTGCTCGGCTATTTCGGCTGGGCTTTTGCCGTTACCGTCGGCGGCCTTGCCCTCGGTGCTCTGTTAGGCTGGAACACCACCGGCACCTTCAGCGGCCTTGCCACGGCCTTCTTCATCTGTGCCGTCCTGGCCGTGCTCGAAATCTCGCTTTCCTTCGACAATGCCATCGTCAATGCCAACAAGCTGAAGGAAATGACGCCGGTCTGGCAGCATCGCTTCCTGACCTGGGGCATCATCATCGCCGTCTTCGGCATGCGGATCGTCTTTCCACTGGCGATCGTCGCTATCGCGGCCTGGATCAATCCGTGGGAAGCGTTGAAGCTTGCCGCCACCAGGCCCGAGCAATATGCCGAGATCATGCGGGCGGCGCATCTGCCGATCGCCGCCTTTGGCGGCACGTTCCTGATGATGGTCGGCCTGACCTATTTCTTCAATCACGAAAAGGACGTGCACTGGATCAGCTTCATTGAGAAGCGGATGGCGCACTTCGCCACCGTCAAGGGCGTTGAGATCGCCTTCGTGCTGGTCATGGTTCTCATTTTCACCTCGGTGCTCGATGGCGATGACGCCACGACCTTCCTGCACGCCTCGATCTATGGCCTGCTGACCTTCCTGCTCGTGGAGGTTCTGGCCGGCTTTCTGGATGCCTCGCAAAAGACGATGAGCGCGGCGGCAAAGGGCGGTTTCGGCGCTTTCCTCTATCTGGAAATCCTCGATGCCAGCTTCTCCTTTGACGGCGTCATCGGGGCTTTCGCCCTCACCCAGAACCTTTTCATCATCGCGATCGGCCTCGGCATCGGCGCCATGTATGTCCGTTCCATGACGATCATGCTGGTGGAAAAGGGCACGCTCGCTCACTATCGCTACCTCGAACATGGTGCCTTCTACGCCATCCTGATTCTTTCGATAATCATGTACGTGCAGACGCTGACGCATATCCCGGAAGTCATCACCGGCCTTGGCGGCGCGGCCCTGATCGGCATCTCGCTCTGGTCCTCGATCCGCTACAACAGGCGCAATGGCCCCAACCATGCGCCGGTGCACGATGAACGGCACGACAGGGCAGAAGCTTAA